The nucleotide window TCGGAAAGTCCGCGGCGCGCACCACGGTCCACGTGCACCCGGTCCCGGCCGACCACTTCTTCGTCGCCGGCCGCCCGGTCCGCGAGGCCACCGGCGCTCACGTGGAAGCAAGCATCACCGCGGGCACCAACAGCGCCGAGGAGAAGGCCCGGTTCCTCGCCGGGGCGTACGCGCTGCTGCGGGAAACCCTGGGCGTACTGCCCCCGGTCGCCGGGGTCGCCCTGTACGAACTCCACCCCGAGAGCTACGGCTACAACGGCGTCACCCAACTCGACCACTACCGGCACACGCCCCGGCCCGCCCCGGGGACCGATGCACCCTCACGGCCGTAAGTGTGCGTGTACCGGGTACCCGGTACACGCAAGCCGCCGCAACGGAGCGGCAGGTGCCCGCCCGGGCCGGCTGCGGCATTGGCCGGCCTTCGCACGAAAGGCACAGCATGCTCTTTCTGGTCGTATCCCTCTTTCTCTTCGGTGCGTTGCTCGGGACGGCAGGTCATGTCCCGGTACCCGTCACGGTGCTCGGCGGGATCGCCATCACGGCCTGGCTCACGGTGTTCTTCTGGCGCGAACGCCGCAAGAGCGGCATGAAGGGAGCCTCGCGATGACCTCGACCTGGATCCCGCTGAAGACCGGTCCCCGCCCGCAGGCCGACCGGATGGCCGTCGCCGCGTTCGTCTGCGGCCTGGTGGGGACCGTGGTCTTCAATATCTTCTTCGGGCCGTGCGCTGTCCTGTTCGGCATCCTGGCGCTGGCCCGTGGCACGATCCGCCGCCTGCGCGCCTGGCTGGGCGTGGCCTTCGGCGTGCTCGACCTCGTCCTGCTCTTCGTCCTGACCTCGGCCGGCGGAACCGTCAGCTGGCACATCTGAGGGCCGGTCCGGCGGATCATCGCCCGAGGGCCCGGCAGCCTTGAGCGATGATCCGGGGACGCGACTGGGGACTGGTGGTCAGGTCATCGCGAACTTGGCAACGTACGCGTCGAAGGGCTCGATGCCGGCCTCCGCACGGAGTTCGTCCATGCGCTCGGGCTCTTCACAAGGCCACGGAACCGGTGACCCGTCCTTCACGCCGACGATCTGTGACGGTCACGGTGTCGTGGAAGGCGTAGGCACATGGCCGCCCCCTCGCGTCAGCCGTGCTGTGCCCGGTCGTACACCTTCTTGGCCGTGGCTCCCAGCACTTCCCCCTGCATCACGGTCGGAGTCAGGGAGTCCAGTGAACTGTTGACCGAGACCAGCGTGCCCTTGCCGGTGGTGGCGTTGAAGTCGGCCAGCCACGGCCCGCCGCTTGCGCCGCCGCTCATGTCGCAGGGGATGGCCTGCAGGCCGCTCTGCTTCTTCGCCGTACCGACGCAGCGCAGGAGCTCCTCGCCGAGCTGCGGGCGGGTGGCGGAGTAGCCGAAGGCGGAGAGGGTGCCGCCAACGGGGCGGTTGAAGGCGATGTCCTGGCCACCCACGACATCGGTGAGCTTGCGGCCACTTTTGCCGTCGTCGACGACCAGCGTGGACAGGTCGTCGGTGGAGTCGTTCTCCCAGGTGCGCGGAGTCACTGCGGTGCGGACGGCGAACGCGCCGTAGGGCATGGTGCCCTTGCTGTAGCCGGGGACGAACACCATCAAGAGGTGGGTGTTGCCGGGAGAGGAGCCCCGGCGCACGCAGTGTGCCGCGGTCATGACGGCGGAGCGGTTGGCGCTTTTCACGGCGGTGGCCGTGCACCAGGTATCGGCACCGTTCGCATTGACGAAGAAGAGCCGCCCGACGGTCTTTAAGACGGTGCCCTGCCACGGCTTGGCCTTCGGTCCGGTCGGACCGAGGTCCACGGACTTCCCAACGGCCTTGATGCGGGCGGGCGTCCAGTAGGCGAGTGCTTCCTGGCGCTCCTTGGCCGTGTACGCCAGGACGGAAACCGGGTCGGCCGAGGCGGCACGGGCCGGCTGACCGGCCACGGCCGTCGCCGGGATCGGGACAGCGAGGACGAGGGCCGTACCGGCCACGGCGAGTCCCATGACACGGCCATGAAGGCGCCGCATCACGGAAGTTGATGTCTCGGACATAGCTGGTATCTCCTCGGCTGGTGCAGGCAGTGGACAGGGGCTGGCACTCCGCCCTGCAAGAACGGGGAACCTGCCTGTTCGGTTGCGCTATCGACGATCTGTGACGCACTGCGTGGATACACGCCGCGTGGTGTCAAGGTCGGCGACGGCGAGCACCCTTCGGTGCGCCGAAGCACCGCAGGAGGGCCTGTCCGGCGTCGTGATCACGTGGCGAGGAAAAGGGTTGGAGGGATGATGGTCGGGGCTGTTAGCTTGCCGTTGACCGTGACACCGCCCGAGGAGGTGAGACCCATGAACGCTGTATCGACGTGGGTGCTCCCCCTTCCCGTCACGGCCGGCGATTGATGCAGGTGTCGCCGGGAGCGCCTCGACAACAAGGCACTCCCGAAAGGCAACACCTATGCACTCTCTGCAGTTCACCGCCGAACCGTCGTCGAACGGTATGGTCGAGCGCGACTTCACCGTGGGCGACGTCCCCGGAGTTCTCTGGTCGCCGGCCTCCGGCGCCGATCGCGCGCCCCTGGTCCTGATGGGCCACGGCGGCGGCACCCACAAGAAGCATCCGTCGATGGCCGGCCGGGCACAGCGCCTCGTGACCGGCTGCGGCTTCCATGTCGCCGTCCTCGACGCGCCCGGTCACGGCGACCGACCGCGCACCGCGCACGACGAGCAGGAGATCGCCGCGCTGTACCGGGCGAGGGCGGCGGGCGAGCCGGAAGGGCCGATCATCGTCCGTTACAACGCCCACCTGGCGGAGCTCGCCGTGCCCGAGTGGCAGGCGACCCTGGACGCCCTCCAGGAACTGCCGGAGATCGGCGCCGAGGGGCCGGTGGGCTACGTCGGCATCGGCCTGGGCACCGCGATCGGGTTGCCGCTGGTGGCGATCGAGCCCAGGATCACGGCCGCGGTCTTCGGCCCGCACTGGCCCGATGTCCTGGTCGAGAAGGCGCAGCAGATCACCATCCCGATCGAGTTCGACCTGCAGTGGGACGACGAGCGCATCCCGCGCGAGGCCGGTCTCGCGCTGTTCGACGCCTTCGCCTCGAAGGAGAAGACGTTGCACGCCAACGCGGGCACACACATGGAACTGCCCAGGTTCGAGGCCGACAGCGCGGCCCGGTTCTTCGCCCGGCATCTTGGCCGGGCGGTCACCTCACCGGCCTGAAAGTGAGCGGCAGCGGCATCCGGTCTGCCCATCGGGTGCCGCTACCGCGGCCCGGGTTGAGGCTGCGCATCCAGATGAGGGATCCGCGTAGCCGGAGCCCTGCCAGGTAGCTCGCGGATGTCTTGCCGTAGCGGGTAGCCAGGCCCCGCCACCTCCGGCTCGCGGGGCCAGGACGGCGGCAAGTCCGCGTGACCGTCCGCGTCACCATGGACCCCAAGTCCGGCGGTGGCGAGACGGTCGAGGAGAAGTACCACCCGTAAGCACCCGCGTCCTGCCCGCGCGCGGTGCTAGCGCCGGGTGACCGAGCGGATCCAGGCGAGCTGCTGGGAGATCTCCCCGGCCTGGGCGGTCTGCTCCCGGTCGGAGCCGTTGAAGACGCCGAGGAGGGTTTCGGTGCCGCGCGGGGAGATGCTCATCACCGGGCCGCCGGAATCGCCGCCGGCGGGAATCCCGGACACCTTTTCCATGCAGAAGTCCGGGCCGCCCGGGGCGGTGAAGCCCTTGCAACGAGGGTCGTCCGGCCGTACGACCCGAAGGTCCGACTGCTTGAGTACGGGAGACTGGCAGGTGTTTTCGTCCTCGGTGCAGGTGGCGCCCCACCCGTACTGCCGTACGACCTGGCCGGGGTGGACCCCGGCCGTGGCCAAGGGCGCCGTGCGGATCTTCATCGGCGGGACCTTGATGAGCATCATGTCGGCGTGCGCGCTTCCGACGCGCCTGCCGGGGACCGGGCGGACCGTGGTGCCCTTCCGCATGTCGAGGTTGCCGACCCGGAACGAGATCCGCTTGTCGGCGACCGGCTGCGCCTGCTCGTAGAAGCAGTGCGAGGCGCTGATGATCCACTGTGCTGTGACGGCGGTCCCGGTGCACGTCGGCTTGCCGTCGATGAGCATGCGCACCGCCCACGGGCCGTAGGTGCTCTTCGATCCGCCGATGACGGCGGAGGCCGGCGCGGACGACATCACCGCACCCGTCACCAGCAATAACGCGGTCACCAGCAGCACACGAACGCGACGCACCATCCGGAACAACTCCTCTCAACGGGGCATGGGCCGTACGAGTGGTGAGATGCCCCGCGGGGACGAAAAGTTCCCAATGGTGTGAACGAAGCGGCCCGGGGCCGTCGTTCGCCCGGCCGGAGTTCCGGCCGGGCGGGGCCGCACGGGTCGCGGCCACCACACGTCAGCTTCAGCCGGTGAAGGCCCGCAGGAACTCGTTCGTGTTCTTCCCCGTGCTGGAACACGTCGCCTGCGCCTGGATGTTGGTGCCCTCCGGGCACGGCTTGTCGCGGGTGGCGGACCACATCGACAGCCGGCCGAGCCCCTTTTGCCGGGCGAACGCCCGGAGTTCGGCCGCGTCGCCGGGCGTGAAGACCTCGCCCTTGACGTCGTTCACCCCGATCATCGGCGTGACCCCGACCGCCTTCCATGCCGCGGCCTCACCGCGCAGGCCCAGCGCCGACTTGACCTGCTTGTGGGTGGCGGTGGCGGCGTCGATGGCGTACTTGCCCATGTCGCCGTCGTAGGAGGTGCCGTAGTCCATGGCCATGATGTTCACGGCGGAGACCTGGACGCCGTTCTTCTTCGCGCTCTTCAGCACGGCGACGGAGTCCCGGTTCAGGCCCGAGGGCATCACCGGCAGGGTGTAGGAGACGTCCAGCTTCCGGCTCTGCTGGAGCCGGGCGATCGCCCGGGCGCGCAGGTCGTTGGCCTTGGTGTCGGTCAGGGCGGGGCCCTCGATGTCGAAGTCGGCCTTGGTCAGGTGGTAGGCGTCGATGACCTTGCGGTAGGCGTCCACCAGCTTGTCCACCGAGCCGCAGGTCCGGGCCAGTTCGTTTCCGCTCTGGCCGCCGAAGGAGATCCGCACCTCGCCGCCCCGGTCGCGCAGTTGGTCCGCCTGTCCCGCCACCGGATTGTCGGCCAGATCCTGCCGGCCGCCCCACTTGGGCACACAGCCGCCGCCCGGGGAGACGAACGCCAGGTTGTACTCCTTCACACCGGCCTCCCGGGCGCCCTTGAGGAGATCGTAGGAGGGCCTGAGCGAGGTGTCGACGTACGGGGCGAAGGCGCCGGACGCGCCGGCGGGCGCGGAGGGGGCGTGCGGAGAGGGCGCCTTGGTCGCGGGGCCGTTGCTCTTGTGCGGCCGGGACGCCGCCGGCCCCGGGCTCGTGGCCTCGTCCGGCTCGCCGGCCGAGCAGCCGGCGAGCAGCGACGCCGCGAGTGCCGCGGCCGCCGCCGCCGCCGTGGCGGCCGGTATCCGGGTGCGGCTCCTGCGCACGGCGAACTGTTGTGAGTGCTTCGTCATCGTCGGGCTGCATCCTTTGTGGGGGGGTGGGCGGTGGTGTCGGGACCTGGGTCCCGCACGGCAGCCGCGGTCCTCCCCCACCGCCCCGGGAGCGGACCGCGATCCGGACGCGTTCCGGATCAACTTCCCTCGGCCCAAGGCAATCGCATCCTTTTTCGCTGGTCAAGAATCGCCCTTCACCGCAGGCGGCGCACGGGCACGGCCCGCAGCCGAGCCGCTGCGGGCGGTCGCTACTGTGGGGTGATCCGCCGGCGTGGTGACCGGCCGGCGGGCTGCCGCGTTTCACGCGTCGCCCGGCGGCCCCCGTGACGGACAGCACCTTGACCGGCAGCCTTATGTAAGGAGCGAGCATGACAAGCGTGCACGGAACTTCCCTGGACATCCCCACCCCGGACGGGATCGCCGACGCCTTCCTCGCGCACCCCGGCGACGGCGCGCCGCACCCCGGCGTCCTGCTCTACATGGACGCCTTCGGCCTGCGTCCCGCACTGGAGGAGATCGCCCGGCGCCTGGCCGGGCACGGCTACACGGTGCTGGTGCCCAACGTCCTGTACCGGGCCGGGCGCGCCCCCGTGGTGGACCTGCCGGACTTCATCGATCCTTCCCAGCGGCCGGAGCTCTTCAAGCCGCTCTTCGCTCTGGTCCAGTCGCTCAGCCCCGACCTGGCGATGCGGGACGCCGGCGCCTACCTCGACTGGCTGGCCGCCTCCCCGCTGGTCGCCGAGGGACCGGTGGGCACCGCCGGCTACTGCATGGGCGGCGTCCTCGGCCTGCGCACCGCCGCGGCCCACCCCGACCGGATCGCGGCCGTGGCCTCCTTCCACGCCGGCCGTCTGGTCACCGAGGCCGAGGACAGCCCGCACCGGCTCGTCGGCCGCATCACGGCGGAGCTGTACTTCGGCCACGCCGACCAGGACCCGTCGATGCCGGCCGACCAGATCACGACCCTGGAGCAGGCCCTGGACACCGCGGGCGTGACCTACCGCAGCGAACGGTACGAAGGCGCCCCCCACGGCTACACCCAGGCCGACACCGCCGCGTACGACGCCGGGGCGGACGAACGGCACTGGCGCAATCTGCTGGAGCTCTTCGCGCACCGCCTCTGACCCCGCTGGCACCCCGAGGCGGCTACCCGACAGCGACGGGTAGCCGCTTGAGCGCGTGCGACCGGAACGACGCACGCCACTCCAGCTGTTCGTCCGGTACGGCGAGCCGCAGCCGCGGGAACCTGTCGAGGAGGGTGGTCAGGGCGGTGCGGATTTCCAGCCGGGCCAGGGCGGCGCCCAGGCAGTAGTGGACGCCGTGGCCGAGGGCGAGATGTGCCTTGTCGGCGCGGTGGAGGTCGAAGCGGTCCGGTTCGGGGTAGCGGGCCGGGTCGCGGTGGGCGGACGCGAGGCCGAGCAGCACGGTGTCACCGGTCGGAATCCGTACGCCACCGATGTCGACGGGCTCGGTGGGAAAGCGCCGGATGGCCATCTGGTTGGGATGGGCGAAGCGGAACAGTTCCTCGACGGCCTCGGGCATCAGCGCGGGCCGCGCGCGCAGGGTGCGCAGCTGGTCGGGGTGGCGGAGCAGGGTGAGCAGTCCGCCGCTGATCAGGTGCTGGGTGTTCTCGCTGCCCGCCATGAGGATGAGGAAGGCCAGCGAGACCAGTTCGTCCTCGCTGAGCCGGGCACCGTCGTCCCGGGTGGCGATCAGGGAGGACAGCAGGTCGTCCGCGGGACGGGCGCGGCGGGAGGCGATGAGGTCCACGAGGTAGCGGTGGATGTGCCCGATCGCTTCGGCGGTGTGCCCCGGGTACTCGGGGGCGAACATGGCACCGACCCAGCCGGAGAACGTCCGGCTGTCCGCCTCGGGCACGGCCAGCAGGTCGCCGATGATGACCAGGGGCAGGGGGTTGGCGAACGCCGTGACCAGGTCGGCCTGCCCCGACTCGGCCAGCCGGTCGGCGAGCTGACCGGCCACGGCGGCCACCCGCTCGCGGAGTTGCTCGACGTGCCGTGGCGTGAAGCCCTTGGAGACCAGCCGGCGCAGCCGCAGATGATCGGCCGGGTCGATGTTGAGGAGGTTGGCGTCCAGCGCGGGCGGCAGGGAGAAGCCCTGGTAACCGTTCGTGGAGTGTGCCTTGTTCACCGACAGCCGTGCGTCGGTGAGCCCGGCCCGGACGTCGCGCTCCCGGGTGACGAGCCAGACGGGGGAGCCGTCGGGCAGCGCGATCCTGTGCACCGGCCCTGCGCCGCGCAGCCGGGCGTAGGTGGGGTAGGGGTCCTGGAAGAACTCCTGGTCGAAGGGCCGGCTGAGGGACGGGGCCGGGGTCTGCTGTGTCATGTGCGTTCCTGGGTTGCCGGGTCGGCGGCGGAGTGCGCGGCCGCGGCCCGCACGATCGGGGACGTGGTGAAGGCGCGCGCCAGTTGGCGCTGGAAGGCGAGTTCGGCGGCGAGGTCCTGGGGCTCCGCCACGCGGGGCGTCTGCGCGTGGACGGCGGGCCGTCGTTGTGCGGCCAGCGCCTCCAGGGCGGCCCTGAGCTGTGCCGCCTCGACGGTGGCCGCCAGGTCGGTGCCGGCCAGGCCGGCCGCCCGGGCGTGTTCTTCGGCGGCGCCGGCCACCGCGGCCGGGGTCCAGACGCGCAGCGCCCACTGGGCGTCACGGATCTCCACGAGTCTGCGGTAGAGCCGGGTGCGCAGATCCGTGTCGGGTTCGAGGTGCAGCACCGGTTCGGGGATCCGGGAGGTGACCTCGCGGTGCAGCGGGCCCAGCTCCCGAAAGGCGCGGTAGTCGGTGAACCGCCGCCACAGCGCGGTGAGATGGCGGCCCCAGTCGGGGAGGATCCAGCCCAGCGTCTTGCTGAGGGTCGCGATGGTGACGGCGACCTGCGCCACGGGCTCCCAGGCCTGCCCGCTGACGCCGAACTGGGCGGCGACGATGTCGGCGGCCCGGCAGCCGGTGTAGAGGAGGGCGAAGGGCAGTGTGGCGGCGATGAGGTACAGCCCGCGGCGCATCCAGGGGTGCGGGGCGATCCTGGCGTAGCGCCAGCCGAGGACGCCCACATCGACCTGGTTCGCGGCGTAGGCGAGCAGATAGAGGGTGAGGTAGGCCGGGTAGTACGTGGCGCTGTCGATGGCGAAGTCGTCGGGCTTCTCGCCGCGACTGGTGGCCACGGCGAACAGCGCCACCATGGCGACGAGTACGAGCCCGAGCCCGATCAGCCGTGGCCGTGCCTTGCGCCAGGCGAGGGGGGCTTCATGGGTGAGGTGGAGCAGCACGATCTGCTGGCACGCCGTCAGCAGGATGACGCAGCTCTGCGACAGCAGCCCGGAGAAGTTGACGATGCCGACGGCGCTGCTGGTGGCCGCCCAGACCGCGGGGGTGGAGACGGTATAGGTGACGAACAGGAAGAAGAAGTTGCCGAGCAGCGCGACCTGCGTCACGGATCGGTCCGTGCGCAGCACGCGCAGTTTGTACAGCAGCGCCAGGCCTGCGACGACGGCGCACAAGGGGTAGAGAACGCTATTCATGACTTCCTCGGAAGGCGGGATTGTCCAGCGCACCGAGCCGGGCGACCAGCTCCTGCATGGCGGGTGGGACGGGCCGGACCTGGTCGGCGGTCCAGCTGCCGATCCGGCGCCCGATCAGGGAGCCGATGTACTCGGCTTCGGTCTCCGCCCAGGACCGGGCGTGTTCACGTCCCAGGGTCCGGCGGATCAGTGTGGGGTCGAGCGAGGGCAGCAGCAGCCGGGATGCCTCGGGGGTGAGGACCGGGCTCGCCTCGTGGTCGCAGATGAGGTGGCCCAGCTCGTGCAGGATGACCTGCTGCTGGTGCACCGGTGCGAGCCGCTGCTCGTAGACGACGTACTCCGCGCTCGCCGTGGAGACCCAGAGGCCGTCGGGGCTGCCCAGCGGCAGCGGGCAGGGCAGGAGCTGGATGGGCCGCCCGGAGCGCCGGCTGAGGTGCGCGCACAGGTCGTCGACGGACAGCTCGGCGCGGGCGGGCAGCTCCAGCTCGTCGACCCGACGTTCGCACGCCTCGCGCAGCCGTATCGCCTGCGGATCCACGTGCTTGTGCCGCCAGCGCATCACCATCACTGCGGAGTACGGTCGTCGCCACCCTGCCCCGGAAGGTCCTCTAGGGTCGCCCGAGCGGCTTCGGCGGTGGTGACCAACCGGGTGATGAGATGGCTCAGTTCGGTCAGCGAGGAGGCGGGCTCGGCGGGGCCTGTCTGGCGCAGCGCCACGCTCTCCACGCGATGGGTGCGCAGCTTCCTGAGCAGCTCCAGCTCGGAGTTGACGTCGTGGAAGACCTGCTCGTCGAGGAAGTAGGCCACGCGGGAGATGCCCAGACTGTGGGCCACCTTGACGAGGGTCTCCACGGTCAGGTTGGTCCCGTCCGCGGATTCGGCCGCGGCCAGGGTGCGCTTCGAGACCCCGGCGATTTCCGCGAGCCGGGCCAGGGTGACGGGGCCTTCGGGGTGGTGCTGGCGAATGTGCCGGAGCCTGCGGGCGATGGCGGTCTTGGCGGCGTGCGCGGTCTCGTCCGGACCGGCGGACATCCCTGCCGCCCTGGCGAGTTCGTGACGGTCCACCCTTGTCCCTCCATGGCGTGTGCACTACAGGATCGCACGCGGCACGATGCCCCCGGTGCAGGGTACGCGGCGCCGCTGACCTGCGTACGGAGAGCGGAGACGCCCGGCCCCGGCCACGGCCGGCACCCCGGCGGAGTGCGGTGCGGCCGGAACGACGTGGTCCCTGGCCGGAACGAACGTGCCGGTCAGATGCCCGCGCTCGCGTCGTGGACGATGTGCAGCCCGGGGCAGATGTGCGGGGCCGGCGGCGGCCACGGCGAGGACAGCGCGGATTCCACCGCCCTCGACTCCCGGTCGGCCCGTTCGGCCTCGCTGCGGGCCGGGCCCAGGCGGCCCCGCCAGATCAGTTCTTCGGCGATGCCATAGGCCCAGGAGCCGAGCCAGCCGCTCTGCCGTGGGCAGTGCAGCGCCAGCGCCCCCCGCAACGCGTCATAGGCCCGCAGAAGTTGGCGGGACAGTTCGGCGTCGGGATGCTGGGCGTGCGGACGCTCGTGCGGTGGCGGAACCGGGCAGTCCTCCAGCAGGTGCGCCACCCGCCGGAGCAGCAACTCCGCACCGTCCTTGAGCGGCTGGGGCGCCGAGCCCTTCGGGCACGACACCTCCCAGAGCTCTTCGAGCGGGTCACCGTCCCGGGACAACGGCGGTGCGGGCGCCTCCCCGCACGGGGATTCGTCCGCCGCGGCCGGGAAGGGCGCACCGCCCTCGGGGCGGCCACCGCAGTGCTGCGCACACTCCGGGACAGGGCCCGTCACGGGAGAGTGCCGCAGGAGGTGTTCGTGGTGCAGTTGGGACCACAGATCACGCGGGGCGGCCGGTCCGGTGAGCAGGCGCCAGACGGGGCCGATGTTCCAGCTGTAGCCGGTGACGCGTTCTATGTGCCCGGAGCCGCGCGTGGCGAATACGGCCAGCCGCCCGGTGGAATTGTCCTGCACCTGCGTGTAGAGGCTCTCCCCGAGCTGCCAGGCCGCGCCGATACCGAACGGCGCCTCCTGAGCGGCCGTTGCGCCTTTGTGCGCGGCGACGGGAAGAAGCGTGTGCAATGCCGTGTCGCCCGCCGGATTTTCGCGGTCGACGTCGACGTCCACAAGGAAGGGAATGCGTCCTCGGCGGCTGCCGGAGAGAGAACTGCTGCGCTCAGCCGCCATGCGGGTCTCCCGTCGCGGTTCGGCAGGCGGCAACAGCCGTGTCCGGCTGGGCCGCAGAAGCTATGACGGTCACTGGTCGTCCCCCTTTGGCCATCTTTCGAAGGCTCCGCTTCGAGACGATAGACACAAGCGCACCGTGGTGCAACTAACTGCCGGTGTCATGCAATAAATTGCACCACCGCCTGTGGTAGCGGGCCCCACGAGGCCGGGCGCGGCGCCACTTCTGAGGTGCCCATGCCCGCCCCGGCCCATCCC belongs to Streptomyces sp. NBC_01454 and includes:
- a CDS encoding DUF4190 domain-containing protein, coding for MTSTWIPLKTGPRPQADRMAVAAFVCGLVGTVVFNIFFGPCAVLFGILALARGTIRRLRAWLGVAFGVLDLVLLFVLTSAGGTVSWHI
- a CDS encoding chitinase; this translates as MTKHSQQFAVRRSRTRIPAATAAAAAAALAASLLAGCSAGEPDEATSPGPAASRPHKSNGPATKAPSPHAPSAPAGASGAFAPYVDTSLRPSYDLLKGAREAGVKEYNLAFVSPGGGCVPKWGGRQDLADNPVAGQADQLRDRGGEVRISFGGQSGNELARTCGSVDKLVDAYRKVIDAYHLTKADFDIEGPALTDTKANDLRARAIARLQQSRKLDVSYTLPVMPSGLNRDSVAVLKSAKKNGVQVSAVNIMAMDYGTSYDGDMGKYAIDAATATHKQVKSALGLRGEAAAWKAVGVTPMIGVNDVKGEVFTPGDAAELRAFARQKGLGRLSMWSATRDKPCPEGTNIQAQATCSSTGKNTNEFLRAFTG
- a CDS encoding alpha/beta hydrolase is translated as MHSLQFTAEPSSNGMVERDFTVGDVPGVLWSPASGADRAPLVLMGHGGGTHKKHPSMAGRAQRLVTGCGFHVAVLDAPGHGDRPRTAHDEQEIAALYRARAAGEPEGPIIVRYNAHLAELAVPEWQATLDALQELPEIGAEGPVGYVGIGLGTAIGLPLVAIEPRITAAVFGPHWPDVLVEKAQQITIPIEFDLQWDDERIPREAGLALFDAFASKEKTLHANAGTHMELPRFEADSAARFFARHLGRAVTSPA
- a CDS encoding MAB_1171c family putative transporter; translated protein: MNSVLYPLCAVVAGLALLYKLRVLRTDRSVTQVALLGNFFFLFVTYTVSTPAVWAATSSAVGIVNFSGLLSQSCVILLTACQQIVLLHLTHEAPLAWRKARPRLIGLGLVLVAMVALFAVATSRGEKPDDFAIDSATYYPAYLTLYLLAYAANQVDVGVLGWRYARIAPHPWMRRGLYLIAATLPFALLYTGCRAADIVAAQFGVSGQAWEPVAQVAVTIATLSKTLGWILPDWGRHLTALWRRFTDYRAFRELGPLHREVTSRIPEPVLHLEPDTDLRTRLYRRLVEIRDAQWALRVWTPAAVAGAAEEHARAAGLAGTDLAATVEAAQLRAALEALAAQRRPAVHAQTPRVAEPQDLAAELAFQRQLARAFTTSPIVRAAAAHSAADPATQERT
- a CDS encoding tautomerase family protein produces the protein MPYIRVTVSDPDLAPARHYALAEGLTDLAVSALGKSAARTTVHVHPVPADHFFVAGRPVREATGAHVEASITAGTNSAEEKARFLAGAYALLRETLGVLPPVAGVALYELHPESYGYNGVTQLDHYRHTPRPAPGTDAPSRP
- a CDS encoding ImmA/IrrE family metallo-endopeptidase, whose translation is MVMRWRHKHVDPQAIRLREACERRVDELELPARAELSVDDLCAHLSRRSGRPIQLLPCPLPLGSPDGLWVSTASAEYVVYEQRLAPVHQQQVILHELGHLICDHEASPVLTPEASRLLLPSLDPTLIRRTLGREHARSWAETEAEYIGSLIGRRIGSWTADQVRPVPPAMQELVARLGALDNPAFRGSHE
- a CDS encoding S1 family peptidase, whose product is MVRRVRVLLVTALLLVTGAVMSSAPASAVIGGSKSTYGPWAVRMLIDGKPTCTGTAVTAQWIISASHCFYEQAQPVADKRISFRVGNLDMRKGTTVRPVPGRRVGSAHADMMLIKVPPMKIRTAPLATAGVHPGQVVRQYGWGATCTEDENTCQSPVLKQSDLRVVRPDDPRCKGFTAPGGPDFCMEKVSGIPAGGDSGGPVMSISPRGTETLLGVFNGSDREQTAQAGEISQQLAWIRSVTRR
- a CDS encoding trypsin-like serine peptidase encodes the protein MGLAVAGTALVLAVPIPATAVAGQPARAASADPVSVLAYTAKERQEALAYWTPARIKAVGKSVDLGPTGPKAKPWQGTVLKTVGRLFFVNANGADTWCTATAVKSANRSAVMTAAHCVRRGSSPGNTHLLMVFVPGYSKGTMPYGAFAVRTAVTPRTWENDSTDDLSTLVVDDGKSGRKLTDVVGGQDIAFNRPVGGTLSAFGYSATRPQLGEELLRCVGTAKKQSGLQAIPCDMSGGASGGPWLADFNATTGKGTLVSVNSSLDSLTPTVMQGEVLGATAKKVYDRAQHG
- a CDS encoding cytochrome P450 family protein, whose protein sequence is MTQQTPAPSLSRPFDQEFFQDPYPTYARLRGAGPVHRIALPDGSPVWLVTRERDVRAGLTDARLSVNKAHSTNGYQGFSLPPALDANLLNIDPADHLRLRRLVSKGFTPRHVEQLRERVAAVAGQLADRLAESGQADLVTAFANPLPLVIIGDLLAVPEADSRTFSGWVGAMFAPEYPGHTAEAIGHIHRYLVDLIASRRARPADDLLSSLIATRDDGARLSEDELVSLAFLILMAGSENTQHLISGGLLTLLRHPDQLRTLRARPALMPEAVEELFRFAHPNQMAIRRFPTEPVDIGGVRIPTGDTVLLGLASAHRDPARYPEPDRFDLHRADKAHLALGHGVHYCLGAALARLEIRTALTTLLDRFPRLRLAVPDEQLEWRASFRSHALKRLPVAVG
- a CDS encoding helix-turn-helix domain-containing protein, which produces MDRHELARAAGMSAGPDETAHAAKTAIARRLRHIRQHHPEGPVTLARLAEIAGVSKRTLAAAESADGTNLTVETLVKVAHSLGISRVAYFLDEQVFHDVNSELELLRKLRTHRVESVALRQTGPAEPASSLTELSHLITRLVTTAEAARATLEDLPGQGGDDRTPQ
- a CDS encoding dienelactone hydrolase family protein, coding for MTSVHGTSLDIPTPDGIADAFLAHPGDGAPHPGVLLYMDAFGLRPALEEIARRLAGHGYTVLVPNVLYRAGRAPVVDLPDFIDPSQRPELFKPLFALVQSLSPDLAMRDAGAYLDWLAASPLVAEGPVGTAGYCMGGVLGLRTAAAHPDRIAAVASFHAGRLVTEAEDSPHRLVGRITAELYFGHADQDPSMPADQITTLEQALDTAGVTYRSERYEGAPHGYTQADTAAYDAGADERHWRNLLELFAHRL